The proteins below are encoded in one region of Thermococcus sp. 21S7:
- the tes gene encoding tetraether lipid synthase Tes, with the protein MAESVGEVPSGEKEFNQLTRKIRDIIEFPEISEEQFQEMIKEASRAYGGPLPHRTYSICPETRRVVPALIWEKDGKVWITKRCPEGMITDVYYEDVEQYYRFQRWKFDFKLMSTNVENSGVNCPFDCGMCARHRSHTNLLNIVLTNRCNLSCWYCFFYAKEGQPIYEPTLEQIRMMLRNAKKQYPVGANAVQLTGGEPTIREDLVEIIKIAKEEGYDHVQLNTDGIKLAFDPEFVKKIREAGTNTLYLSYDGMTPQTNWKNHWEIPLIFENVRKANGPGIVLVPTTIRNVNDHELGAIINFGLNHLDIVRGVNFQPLSMTGRTPKKERQRFRITIPGAIKRIEEQTNGAISMDDWYPIPIAGHIARFFEAFTGSRYYMTSHYCCGAATYIFLDRENKRVVPIGRFLDVEGFVEYLESKAEEIEGWKTLGRLQKLKLGAEIFMKFKSFYDEKYAPKDIGVLELIKNAFMHGNYDALGKFHMNSLFLGMMHFMDEYNYDVERVERCVIHYAMPDGRIVPFCTFNVIPELYRDKVQAQFSYTWEEWKALHPDWEYQKDKYIRTKEFVERMKNSELYRKTYIDIEDYFGINPKG; encoded by the coding sequence ATGGCAGAGAGCGTTGGTGAAGTGCCCAGCGGCGAGAAGGAATTCAATCAGCTAACGAGAAAGATCAGGGACATAATCGAGTTCCCCGAAATCAGCGAGGAGCAGTTCCAGGAGATGATCAAGGAGGCCAGCAGGGCGTACGGTGGGCCGCTGCCGCACAGAACGTACTCCATATGTCCAGAGACCAGAAGGGTCGTCCCGGCACTCATATGGGAGAAGGATGGTAAGGTCTGGATAACCAAGCGCTGTCCCGAGGGCATGATAACCGATGTCTATTACGAGGATGTTGAGCAGTACTACCGCTTCCAAAGGTGGAAGTTCGACTTCAAGCTCATGAGCACCAACGTTGAGAACAGCGGTGTCAACTGTCCCTTCGACTGTGGAATGTGTGCCAGACATCGCTCTCATACGAACCTTTTGAACATAGTTCTGACCAATAGATGTAACTTATCATGCTGGTATTGCTTCTTTTACGCTAAAGAAGGTCAGCCGATTTACGAGCCAACCCTTGAGCAGATACGTATGATGCTCCGCAACGCGAAGAAGCAGTATCCCGTCGGTGCCAACGCCGTTCAGCTGACCGGTGGCGAGCCAACCATCAGGGAGGATCTCGTGGAGATAATCAAAATCGCGAAGGAAGAAGGCTATGACCACGTTCAGCTCAACACCGACGGAATAAAGCTCGCCTTCGACCCTGAGTTCGTGAAGAAGATCCGCGAGGCGGGAACCAACACCCTCTACCTCAGTTACGATGGAATGACGCCCCAGACCAACTGGAAGAACCACTGGGAGATTCCGCTCATCTTCGAGAACGTCAGAAAGGCGAACGGCCCGGGCATAGTTCTCGTGCCGACCACCATAAGGAACGTCAACGACCACGAGCTAGGTGCGATTATCAACTTCGGTCTGAATCACCTGGACATCGTCAGGGGCGTCAACTTCCAGCCACTCTCGATGACGGGCAGAACTCCCAAGAAGGAGCGCCAGCGCTTTAGGATAACCATCCCGGGTGCGATAAAGCGCATTGAAGAGCAGACCAATGGGGCCATATCTATGGACGACTGGTATCCAATCCCAATAGCGGGCCACATAGCCAGGTTCTTCGAGGCATTCACTGGTTCGCGCTACTACATGACGAGCCACTACTGCTGCGGCGCGGCGACCTACATCTTCCTCGACAGGGAGAACAAGAGGGTCGTTCCGATAGGAAGGTTCCTCGATGTGGAGGGCTTCGTCGAGTACCTGGAGAGCAAGGCGGAGGAGATAGAGGGATGGAAGACCCTCGGAAGGCTCCAGAAGCTCAAGCTCGGCGCGGAGATATTCATGAAGTTCAAGAGCTTCTACGACGAGAAGTACGCCCCCAAGGACATCGGCGTCCTCGAACTCATAAAGAACGCATTCATGCACGGAAACTACGACGCCCTCGGAAAGTTCCACATGAACTCGCTCTTCCTCGGGATGATGCACTTCATGGACGAGTACAACTACGACGTTGAGCGCGTTGAGCGCTGCGTCATCCACTACGCCATGCCGGACGGAAGGATAGTGCCGTTCTGCACCTTCAACGTGATTCCGGAACTCTACAGGGACAAGGTGCAGGCACAGTTCAGCTACACATGGGAGGAGTGGAAGGCGCTCCACCCCGACTGGGAGTACCAGAAGGACAAATACATCAGAACCAAGGAGTTCGTCGAGCGGATGAAGAACAGCGAGCTTTACCGGAAGACGTACATCGACATAGAGGACTACTTCGGGATAAACCCCAAGGGGTGA
- a CDS encoding DUF3213 domain-containing protein: MTAKPEKKLTRLLLKFGNIDPERASAKQYELLKDNRVWRAFINGYSRNGFVIFDGEALPREELLEKLGDLEPEITGEETVTVGELVESSYSWNNVLGQVS; this comes from the coding sequence ATGACGGCCAAGCCGGAGAAGAAGCTCACCAGACTGCTCCTCAAGTTCGGAAACATAGACCCGGAGAGGGCAAGTGCCAAGCAGTACGAGCTCCTGAAGGACAACAGGGTCTGGAGGGCGTTCATCAACGGTTACTCCAGGAACGGCTTCGTGATATTCGACGGGGAGGCCCTCCCGCGGGAGGAACTCCTCGAAAAGCTTGGCGACCTGGAGCCGGAGATCACAGGAGAGGAGACCGTAACCGTCGGGGAACTCGTAGAATCCAGCTACTCGTGGAATAACGTCCTCGGACAGGTTTCATGA